The genomic region GTTGCGCAGGCCGACCCGGACCATGGCCTGGGCCAGCACGGTGGCGGTGGTGGTGCCGTCGCCGGCCACGTCGTTGGTCTTGGTGGCCACGGTCTTGGCCAGCTGCGCGCCCAGGTTCTCGAAGGCGTCGGGCAGCTCGATCTCCCGCGCGATGGTCACACCATCGTTGGTGACGGTGGGGCCGCCGAACTTCTTGTCCAGCACGACGTGCCTGCCGCGCGGGCCAAGGGTGACCTTGACCGCGTCGGCCAGCTGGTTCACCCCGCGCTCGAGCGCCCGGCGAGCCTGCTCGTCGAAGCTGATGTGCTTAGCCATCTCTTCCCTTCTCCTTCTCGTGCCCTGCACGTAGAACCGCCCCGTGACCCCCGGAGGGGCCGCCGGGGCGGATCAGGTGCTCAGCAGCAGGTCGTCACTTCTGGATGACGGCCAGCACGTCGCGGGCGGAGAGGATCAGGTACTCCTCGCCGTTGTACTTGACCTCGGTGCCACCGTACTTGGAGTAGATGACAACGTCGCCGACGTTCACGTCCACCGGGACGCGGTTGCCCTTGTCGTCCACACGACCCGGCCCAACGGCCAGGACGGAGCCCTCCTGGGGCTTCTCCTTGGCGGTGTCCGGGATGACGATGCCGGACGCGGTCGTCGTCTCGGCCTCGCTCGCCTGGACG from Crossiella sp. CA-258035 harbors:
- the groES gene encoding co-chaperone GroES, which gives rise to MSVNIKPLEDKILVQASEAETTTASGIVIPDTAKEKPQEGSVLAVGPGRVDDKGNRVPVDVNVGDVVIYSKYGGTEVKYNGEEYLILSARDVLAVIQK